A window from Spirochaetaceae bacterium encodes these proteins:
- a CDS encoding WecB/TagA/CpsF family glycosyltransferase, which yields MDNSVVKRITLLGVPIDLVQREAMPKVVLSLLVNEQSNKIVFLNLPKLLAARGNAEFKTQLNEAALVLPVSKSLTHGIKLLYNFKAERYLPYDYIITLLTLLEQKRKSVYLLGGSSKVLQKADKNLRSSYPHLLFVGRYKGYFKKQELGLITEAIRKASPTLLITARGLKGKEQFIFQQQHSFKPGICLYLPDFFDVVAGKKAKPNREAFHKGSDWLGKLIKNPLRVMYIFILLRYQLLLVYYRLAKKEG from the coding sequence ATGGATAACTCTGTAGTAAAACGTATAACTTTGTTAGGTGTACCCATCGATTTGGTACAGCGCGAAGCTATGCCAAAGGTGGTGCTGTCGTTACTGGTTAACGAGCAAAGCAATAAAATTGTTTTTTTAAATTTGCCCAAATTATTAGCGGCTAGAGGTAATGCCGAATTTAAAACCCAGTTAAACGAAGCGGCTTTAGTGCTGCCGGTGAGCAAAAGTTTAACGCACGGCATAAAATTACTGTACAACTTTAAGGCCGAACGTTATTTGCCTTACGATTATATTATCACCTTATTAACTTTACTGGAGCAAAAACGTAAATCGGTTTATTTACTGGGCGGTAGCAGTAAGGTTTTACAAAAGGCCGATAAAAATCTGCGCAGCAGTTACCCGCATTTATTATTTGTAGGGCGTTATAAAGGTTACTTTAAAAAGCAAGAACTTGGTTTAATTACAGAGGCTATCCGTAAAGCCTCGCCGACCTTACTTATTACGGCACGTGGTTTAAAAGGTAAAGAGCAATTTATCTTTCAGCAACAACACTCTTTTAAGCCCGGTATTTGTTTGTACTTGCCCGATTTTTTTGATGTAGTAGCCGGTAAAAAAGCTAAACCTAATCGTGAAGCCTTTCATAAAGGCAGCGATTGGCTAGGTAAATTAATTAAAAACCCGCTTCGTGTTATGTATATTTTTATTTTATTACGCTATCAGCTATTGTTAGTTTACTATCGCTTAGCCAAAAAGGAAGGTTAA
- a CDS encoding FxsA family protein, with amino-acid sequence MFALRFLAYWTSLSATRGYLNQCLAFSFISLGNLLAFIYFTNALGLIPNLVLLLLLNFILYLLLAIRLKLLTRKVKQSYKKGDYPSKAFFSLTAVLIAGLFLIIPGIASFVLALLIVILERPLGKLFSHLFKIDWKDVYEYLKLGKSVDD; translated from the coding sequence TTGTTTGCCTTACGTTTTTTAGCTTATTGGACATCACTAAGTGCCACACGCGGCTACTTAAACCAATGCCTTGCATTTTCCTTTATTTCGCTGGGTAACCTGCTGGCTTTTATTTATTTTACTAATGCATTAGGGTTAATTCCTAATTTAGTGCTGCTATTGCTGTTAAATTTTATTTTGTATCTTTTACTGGCCATTAGGCTAAAACTTTTAACCCGTAAAGTTAAGCAAAGTTATAAAAAAGGCGATTATCCCTCTAAAGCTTTTTTTAGTCTTACGGCGGTATTAATAGCCGGCCTGTTTTTAATAATACCGGGTATCGCCAGCTTTGTTTTGGCTTTGTTAATAGTTATTTTAGAGCGTCCGCTGGGCAAATTATTTAGCCACCTTTTTAAAATAGATTGGAAAGATGTTTACGAATATTTAAAACTTGGCAAAAGTGTAGACGACTAA
- a CDS encoding alpha-amylase family glycosyl hydrolase has translation MAANKQKDNPVSEREFLITTKCYRHYNLKQSFTSAIMLNNHQAVKEFTQAINSYKNKEQSYQASSINAISLIDDIFNYLIYFYLKQNASSLQQLNHELSRLLPTYSSQLSSFVSELSPYEVLNGIQPQLYLSEDEAAEQMLAELVINHLTVINPACQPYNELFYSPLAKKQSNRLLITLFSQLNDINIDEENSLNLINALKKPAQLYPYSLYEQLNYLYKIYGHILPEGLLKRLLRGLDFIKEESKAFSGHFSGGDVNMEALNYGGSYYEAENFTDDNEWMPNVVMMAKNALVWLYQLSQKYDKKLTKLEDIPEAELKLLAERGFNALWLIGLWQRSHASKHIKQLMGNTEAESSAYSLDGYQIADNLGGQPSLDKLRAKANKYGIRLASDMVPNHTAMDSWWVLERPDYFIQTSYIPFPTYTFNGPNLSTKEHLGVYLEDHYYSKSDASVVFKRVDFRTGDTRYIYHGNDGTATPWNDTAQLDFLKPEVREAVIQEILHVARNFSIIRFDAAMVLVKRHIERLWYPQPGRGGDIASRSDFSLTNEEFNRLIPHEFWREVVDRIAVELPETLLLAEAFWMLEGYFVRTLGMHRVYNSAFMNMLMKEENGKYRETITNTLAFDSEIIKRFVNFMSNPDEEPAAEQFGKGRKYFGICAMMATMPGLPMFGHGQLEGWYEKYGMEYSRSYYDEPVDEGFLACHEYEIFPLLRKRYRFSGSEHFRLYNFYSDGHLNHNVFAYSNRSGSECTLVLYNNCGYPTSGTLKESEPFTVKINGEKHHHRQTLGSSLALHNEWSYFVVAQEQRSGLWYIYRSCDIVNNGFFAMLDGYEYQVFWEINELYDSDGMLAVIHSELGGKGCQDFYIFLQERRLAPLYQATGYLVRQQQNILHDLITLFYATSGDAQQAKANLEQMYSEAAAFLGEIKPDSLSYGELIDDFAAFGKAVAQHKTLNEQFSSLNNVALLATLLSFKFAAALYPDKAVIFDDWLMSRRFAGQWQVLGLNYGKLAAIIRALTDFDEVDEDIFLAILHNKPLAAACGVNKFEGVWWFNGEQMSRLLKYWQLANLFKNYVVTKDVTKAMSLTKKSYDKIIKAVESSNYKAEELIKMLKGRVKK, from the coding sequence ATGGCAGCAAATAAGCAAAAAGATAACCCAGTAAGTGAACGTGAGTTTTTAATTACTACTAAATGTTACCGGCACTATAACTTAAAGCAAAGCTTTACCAGCGCTATTATGCTTAATAATCACCAAGCAGTTAAAGAATTTACGCAGGCCATTAATAGCTATAAAAATAAAGAGCAAAGTTATCAGGCCAGCAGTATTAATGCTATTAGTTTAATAGATGATATTTTTAATTATTTAATTTATTTTTACCTAAAGCAAAACGCAAGCAGCCTGCAGCAGCTTAATCACGAACTAAGCCGGCTTTTACCAACTTACAGCAGCCAGTTAAGCAGCTTTGTGAGCGAATTAAGCCCTTACGAGGTATTAAACGGTATACAGCCGCAGCTCTACCTTAGCGAAGACGAAGCCGCCGAGCAAATGCTGGCCGAGTTGGTGATTAACCATTTGACGGTTATTAATCCGGCTTGCCAGCCTTATAATGAGCTTTTTTACAGCCCGCTGGCTAAAAAACAAAGTAATAGGTTACTTATTACTTTGTTTAGTCAGCTTAATGATATTAATATTGATGAAGAAAACAGCCTCAATTTAATAAACGCTTTAAAAAAGCCGGCCCAGCTTTATCCTTATAGCCTTTATGAGCAACTAAATTATTTATATAAAATATACGGCCATATTTTGCCGGAAGGGCTGCTTAAAAGATTACTGCGCGGCCTCGATTTTATTAAAGAAGAAAGCAAAGCCTTTAGCGGCCATTTTAGCGGCGGTGATGTTAATATGGAGGCCTTAAATTATGGCGGCAGCTACTACGAGGCCGAAAATTTTACCGATGATAACGAGTGGATGCCCAATGTCGTTATGATGGCTAAAAATGCTTTGGTGTGGCTTTATCAGCTTAGCCAAAAATATGATAAAAAGCTTACCAAATTAGAAGACATTCCGGAGGCCGAGCTTAAGCTGCTGGCCGAGCGCGGCTTTAATGCCCTGTGGTTAATTGGTTTATGGCAGCGCAGCCATGCCAGTAAACATATTAAGCAGCTTATGGGGAACACCGAAGCAGAAAGCAGTGCCTATAGCTTAGATGGTTACCAAATAGCCGACAACTTAGGCGGCCAGCCATCGCTTGATAAATTACGGGCCAAAGCCAATAAATATGGTATACGGCTGGCCAGCGATATGGTGCCTAACCACACGGCGATGGATAGTTGGTGGGTGCTAGAGCGGCCCGATTATTTTATCCAAACCAGCTATATCCCTTTTCCTACTTATACTTTTAATGGCCCTAATCTCTCCACCAAAGAGCATTTAGGAGTTTACCTAGAAGACCATTACTATAGCAAAAGCGATGCCAGCGTGGTTTTTAAGCGGGTAGATTTTAGAACCGGCGATACCCGCTATATCTATCACGGTAACGATGGTACGGCAACCCCGTGGAACGATACCGCTCAGCTTGATTTTTTAAAGCCAGAGGTACGTGAAGCCGTTATCCAAGAAATTTTACACGTGGCGCGTAATTTTTCTATCATTAGGTTTGATGCGGCGATGGTGTTGGTGAAAAGGCACATCGAAAGATTGTGGTATCCGCAGCCCGGACGGGGCGGCGATATTGCCAGCCGCAGCGATTTTAGCTTAACTAACGAAGAGTTTAACCGACTTATCCCACATGAATTTTGGCGTGAAGTGGTGGACCGTATCGCCGTAGAATTGCCCGAAACTTTACTATTGGCCGAAGCCTTTTGGATGTTGGAGGGTTACTTTGTACGCACGCTTGGTATGCACCGTGTTTATAACAGCGCCTTTATGAATATGTTAATGAAAGAAGAAAACGGCAAATACCGCGAAACCATTACCAACACCTTAGCTTTTGACAGCGAAATTATTAAACGTTTTGTCAACTTTATGAGTAACCCCGATGAAGAGCCGGCGGCCGAGCAATTTGGCAAAGGCCGTAAATACTTTGGTATTTGCGCTATGATGGCTACTATGCCGGGTTTACCGATGTTTGGGCACGGCCAACTGGAAGGCTGGTACGAAAAATATGGTATGGAGTACAGCCGCAGCTACTACGATGAACCCGTTGATGAAGGATTTTTGGCTTGCCACGAATACGAAATTTTCCCGCTGTTACGTAAACGCTACCGCTTTAGCGGCAGCGAGCACTTTAGACTATATAATTTTTACAGTGATGGCCACCTTAACCATAATGTTTTTGCTTATAGTAACCGCAGCGGCAGCGAATGCACTTTGGTGCTGTATAATAACTGCGGTTATCCTACCTCCGGTACATTAAAAGAGAGCGAACCTTTTACCGTTAAAATTAACGGTGAAAAACACCATCACCGTCAAACTTTAGGCAGCAGCTTAGCTTTACATAACGAATGGTCTTATTTTGTGGTGGCCCAAGAGCAGCGCAGCGGGCTGTGGTACATTTACCGCAGCTGCGATATAGTAAATAACGGTTTTTTTGCAATGTTAGATGGCTACGAATACCAAGTTTTTTGGGAGATTAACGAACTTTACGATAGCGATGGTATGCTGGCGGTTATTCATAGTGAGTTAGGAGGTAAGGGTTGTCAAGATTTTTACATTTTTTTACAAGAACGCCGCTTAGCGCCGCTTTATCAAGCTACCGGTTATTTGGTTAGACAGCAGCAAAATATTTTACACGATTTAATAACTTTATTTTATGCTACCAGCGGTGATGCACAACAAGCTAAAGCTAACCTAGAGCAAATGTACAGCGAAGCCGCCGCCTTTTTAGGCGAAATAAAACCGGATAGTTTAAGTTACGGCGAGCTGATTGACGATTTTGCCGCTTTTGGTAAAGCAGTGGCTCAGCATAAAACTTTAAATGAGCAATTTAGCAGCTTAAATAATGTGGCTTTGCTGGCTACTTTACTCAGTTTTAAATTTGCCGCCGCTTTATACCCAGATAAAGCGGTAATTTTTGACGACTGGTTAATGAGCCGCCGTTTTGCCGGCCAATGGCAAGTGCTTGGTTTAAATTATGGTAAGTTAGCGGCCATCATAAGGGCTTTAACCGATTTTGATGAGGTAGATGAAGATATATTTTTAGCCATTTTACATAACAAGCCGCTAGCAGCCGCCTGCGGAGTAAACAAATTTGAGGGTGTATGGTGGTTTAACGGTGAGCAAATGAGCCGGCTGTTAAAGTATTGGCAACTGGCTAATTTATTTAAAAATTATGTAGTTACTAAAGATGTAACTAAAGCGATGAGCTTAACAAAAAAAAGTTATGATAAAATAATTAAAGCTGTAGAAAGCAGTAACTATAAAGCAGAGGAGCTAATAAAAATGCTTAAAGGCAGAGTAAAAAAATGA
- a CDS encoding DHH family phosphoesterase, translated as MNIIVGHGQMDLDSLGSLVLASLLFPEYRAVRNKYCNPTARCVYDKYESTLNFLKLKELKGKKIDKMIVVDTRKNERIKEIYDVIDGAVEQVEVYDHHKGVECDIPGAIEYFDDTGANTSILALEAKGKKIKIPPELATIALAGIYADTGRFTYNNLTIKDFEASAYLLECGADNQLADKYLTLTSEDKTDKLIQKISKQVEKRDIFGDIIAFFCEELPEQQSGLNYVVEQVFKLEKKADAIYGFFSFKKGKDVLIISRSR; from the coding sequence ATGAACATAATTGTAGGACATGGCCAAATGGATTTAGACAGCTTGGGTAGTTTAGTATTAGCTAGTCTGCTTTTTCCAGAATATCGGGCGGTACGTAATAAATATTGCAACCCTACAGCACGTTGTGTTTATGACAAATATGAAAGCACTTTAAACTTTTTAAAACTTAAAGAGTTAAAGGGTAAAAAAATTGATAAAATGATTGTGGTAGACACACGTAAAAATGAGCGTATAAAAGAAATATACGATGTAATAGATGGTGCCGTTGAGCAAGTTGAGGTTTATGACCATCACAAAGGTGTCGAATGTGATATACCGGGGGCCATAGAATATTTTGATGATACCGGCGCTAATACCAGCATTTTGGCTTTAGAGGCTAAAGGTAAAAAAATAAAAATTCCGCCCGAGTTAGCAACTATTGCTTTAGCGGGCATTTATGCCGATACCGGGCGGTTTACTTATAATAATTTAACCATTAAAGATTTTGAGGCATCAGCTTATCTTTTAGAGTGTGGGGCCGATAATCAATTAGCTGATAAATATTTAACCCTTACTAGTGAAGATAAAACGGACAAGCTTATCCAAAAAATATCGAAGCAGGTAGAAAAGCGAGATATTTTTGGGGATATAATTGCTTTTTTTTGTGAAGAGTTACCGGAGCAGCAAAGCGGTTTAAATTATGTAGTAGAGCAAGTTTTTAAATTAGAAAAAAAAGCTGATGCCATTTATGGGTTTTTTAGCTTTAAAAAAGGGAAAGATGTGCTCATTATTAGCCGTAGCCGCAA